Below is a window of Methanocorpusculum sp. DNA.
TCGACCAGGATAACCGGATGCTCGGCTGCGAGTTCCCGGATCAGGCGGGCCGCGATCATTCTCTGATAGATATCCAGGAACGGCGTTACTTCATCAAGGAAGTAAAAGTTGGCCTTCTTTGATAGAGCCACGGTCAAAGCGACCCGCTGAAGTTCTCCGCCCGAAAGATACGAGAGATCTTTATCGAGGATCTTATCGAGAGCTAGTTCCTTTGCGTAATAGTCAAGCTTCTTCCGCTCATCATTCTGCTCCAGAAGGGAGCGGACCGTGCCCTTGAAAGCTTTCGGGATGAAGTCGATATATTGGGGTTTGATGGAGGCCTTGATCGTTTTCGAGGCGACCTGTTTGAGATAATCCAGGAGTTCGGTCCCTGCATAATGCTTCAGGATCTCCGCCCACTCGACCTCGTGATCGAAGATACCGAGATTCGGTCGAAGCTGCCCGGAAAGAATCTTGACCGCAGTTGATTTTCCAATACCGTTTGGACCGAGAAGACCGGTGACTTTTCCCGCCACAGGTTGGGGAAGTCCGTAGAGGACGAAGGCGTTCGGCCCATAACGGGTCACCGGGGTATCGAGTTCTTCCGGGAGCTGGATGATATCCAGAGCCTCGAACGGACATTTTTTGACGCAGATACCGCAGCCTACGCAAAGCTCTTCGGAGATCTCTGCTCGGCCGCTCTCTCCTATAATGATGGTCTCATCACCAGTACGGACCCGGGGGCAGTACGCGATGCACTCTTTGCCGCATTTTTTGGCATGGCATCGATCTTTATGAACGATGGCTAATCTCATTTATGCGGAGAGGAGGGAGGTCGAAAGCATGAGTGTCCAGGAGAGATACCAGGTGGCAAAGGTCAGGAATGCCTGATAGAACCAGTCCTTCTTACCGAGTTTGGACGTGTCGATCTTGATAACCATGAAGAGGGACTTCTGAAGAACGATGGCAACAAGTAATACCAGGATACCAACGATCGGATTTGCCTGTACACCGGCTAGTCCTGCCTCGATCATCGATGTGTTGATCGGGTTTGGCGTGCCTGCCAGATAGTAGGAGACAAGACCTGCGACCATACCAAGACCGCAGGCAATCGCGGTTCGGATAACGCGCTCGGCGTGTCGGGCCTTCTTATTAGCAACCTTCTCTTCTGGAGTCTCTTTTCGTTTTGTCGGAGCGGTCTGTTTGGTGACTTCTTCGGTCTTTTCCTCGATCTCGTCGATCTTTTCGTCGATCTCGACATCGAGAGGTTTTCTGTCAGGTCTTGTGACCATCTCGATAGCCTTCTCAGGACAGATCTTCACACATTTCCCGCATCCGTTGCATAACTCCTCAACGACCGTGGCTTTCTTATTCCGTCCAATGAAAATAACCGGCTGATCTTTGCGTGACGCCGGGCAAAATTTCACGCAGCGGTTGCACATCGCCGTGTTGCATTTTTCTTTTTTAATATAGGCTACCTGCATTATGGATATCTCCGCGATTTTTCAGTCTGATTATATTAGTACTCAGGTCTTATCTATGTTATCTGTTCTGTTCCGAAAAATCATCAGGCGCGCAGTGCCCCATGAAGTAGGATTTGCCGGGCCGCTGTTTGAAAAATCCGTGACAGGGGAAGCGGAAGCATGGTCGATTTATAGTTCTGCACGTCTTATCTAGTTAGTATAGAATGGCGACAATATCTGGGATGAGCGGGGCAGATGTAAAAGCAATGACAGCGGAGCTTGCCGCGCTTTTACCTCTGTGGATCGGGAAAATATATCAGTATGACAATACCTCGTTTGGTTTCCGCTTAAACGGGGAGGAGAAGGCACGTCATCTTCTCTATGTGGTACGAGGCGTTCGGGCGCATCTCGTATCCGAACTACCTCCGGCACCGAAAAATCCGTCCGGGTTTTCGATGTACCTCCGAAAATACATCGAGGGGGGAAAGGTCCTCGCAATCGAGCAGAAGGCGATTGAGAGGGTCCTCATCATCACGATCGGCAAAGGACCGTCCGAATACAAACTGATCATCGAACTTTTCGATGAAGGAAACCTCATCTTAACGGACGAGAAGTATACGATCATCAATGCCCTTGCCCAGAGAAGGTTCCGGGACAGGGAGATCGTCGGCGGCGCAGAATACTCGATGGATGCAGTCTGCCCGGAAAAGCTGACATTCGAGGAGTTCAAAGAAAAGATCACCGCAGATGAAGGCGAGATCGTGCGTGCCCTTGCAACAAAGATGCAGCTCGGCGGTATCCCATCCGAAGACATCTGTCAGATCGCCGGGGTGTCGAAATCGATGCCCTGTCAGTTCTCGACCGATATTCAGTTCCGTCCGGTCTATGAGGCAATGCGTGCATGGATCGCCCGGCTGACCGAAGGGCGCGATCCGGTCATCGATGCAAAAGGCGCATTCCCGTTCCCCTCACTCGCACGGGAACCCAAAGAGCATTTTACCACATTCTCCAAAGCGCTCGAAGCGTTTTATCCAAAATTTGTAGCCGAGAAGGTCATTGAACAGAAGATAAAACTCTCCAAAGAGGAGAGGATCAGAAAACAACAGGAAACTGCGATCATCACCTTCGACAAAAAGATTGCCGAGGCAACCGAGATATCGGAGATCATCTACTCGCATTACGGCGAGGTCCAGGAGACGATCGATGTATTCTCTGCCGCAAGTCAGAAGCTTTCCTGGCAGGAGATAGCCGCGGTCATCAAACAAAGTGATTCCCCCGCTGCAAAACGGATCATCTCGGTCAACCCGAAGGACGCATCCGTGATGATCGATCTGCAGGAGAAGCACAAAGTCACTATCTTCGTACATGATAGTCTCGAGGCAAATGTCGGCAGGTACTTTGCGGTCGTGAAGAAGTTCCGTGCAAAGAAAGCCGGAGCGATCCGGGCAATGGAAGCGGGGATCGTTCACCCGGAGAAGAGAAAGGCGGCAGGACCCGGAAGACTGAAGCCGAAATGGTATCACCGATTCCGGTGGATGGAGACATCCGACGGCGTCCTTGTGATCGGCGGCCGCAATGCGGACCAGAACGAGGAGCTCGTCAAGAAGTATATGGAAGGGAAAGACACCTTCCTCCACGCGGATGTGTTCGGGGCGTCAGCGGTCATCGTCAAAGGAGCGACCGAACGCATGGATCAGGCAACACAGTTTGCCGCGTCCTACTCGCGTGCGTGGTCCGGCGGCGGAGCGTCCGCCGACGTGATCGCGGCAAATCCAAGTCAGGTGAGCAAGACGCCGGAATCCGGAGAGTATGTTGCTCACGGATCCTTCGTCATCAGAGGCGAGAGAAAGATCTACAAAGATGTCCCGCTCGAGATCTCGATCGGCATCCGGACCGAACCGGTCTTAGTGGTGATCGGCGGAACGCCTTCCGCGATCGAACCCCTGACATCACACGCGGTGCGTCTGGTCCCGGGGACATTTGAAGGAAACGATGTTGCGAAAAAGGTCCTTCGAAAACTCAAAGAGGCGATCCCGGAGAATGAACAGAAATCACTCAAGGC
It encodes the following:
- a CDS encoding 4Fe-4S dicluster domain-containing protein codes for the protein MQVAYIKKEKCNTAMCNRCVKFCPASRKDQPVIFIGRNKKATVVEELCNGCGKCVKICPEKAIEMVTRPDRKPLDVEIDEKIDEIEEKTEEVTKQTAPTKRKETPEEKVANKKARHAERVIRTAIACGLGMVAGLVSYYLAGTPNPINTSMIEAGLAGVQANPIVGILVLLVAIVLQKSLFMVIKIDTSKLGKKDWFYQAFLTFATWYLSWTLMLSTSLLSA
- the rqcH gene encoding ribosome rescue protein RqcH, with amino-acid sequence MATISGMSGADVKAMTAELAALLPLWIGKIYQYDNTSFGFRLNGEEKARHLLYVVRGVRAHLVSELPPAPKNPSGFSMYLRKYIEGGKVLAIEQKAIERVLIITIGKGPSEYKLIIELFDEGNLILTDEKYTIINALAQRRFRDREIVGGAEYSMDAVCPEKLTFEEFKEKITADEGEIVRALATKMQLGGIPSEDICQIAGVSKSMPCQFSTDIQFRPVYEAMRAWIARLTEGRDPVIDAKGAFPFPSLAREPKEHFTTFSKALEAFYPKFVAEKVIEQKIKLSKEERIRKQQETAIITFDKKIAEATEISEIIYSHYGEVQETIDVFSAASQKLSWQEIAAVIKQSDSPAAKRIISVNPKDASVMIDLQEKHKVTIFVHDSLEANVGRYFAVVKKFRAKKAGAIRAMEAGIVHPEKRKAAGPGRLKPKWYHRFRWMETSDGVLVIGGRNADQNEELVKKYMEGKDTFLHADVFGASAVIVKGATERMDQATQFAASYSRAWSGGGASADVIAANPSQVSKTPESGEYVAHGSFVIRGERKIYKDVPLEISIGIRTEPVLVVIGGTPSAIEPLTSHAVRLVPGTFEGNDVAKKVLRKLKEAIPENEQKSLKAILNTEGVAAFVPPGGSDLKYASGGGEDQE